A section of the Hevea brasiliensis isolate MT/VB/25A 57/8 chromosome 17, ASM3005281v1, whole genome shotgun sequence genome encodes:
- the LOC110646343 gene encoding CASP-like protein 2C1 — protein MDLGSPKIEAVLRLCAILLLVLVACLVGLDSQTKSLVYLEKTVTYKDLKALQALVYVNSVAACYNLIQLISRGSFLARYKGSFKSSYRYVDWGCYLLDQTAVYITFAATSAALEHSVLVVTGAEAMQWMKWCNKFTRFCDQIGGALICSYIACAFMGFISSISALNLFRLYSPKHFLLLKTN, from the exons atggatcTTGGGTCACCCAAAATAGAGGCTGTTCTAAGGCTTTGTGCAATCTTGCTCTTGGTTTTGGTAGCTTGTTTAGTAGGGTTAGATTCCCAGACAAAGTCTCTTGTATACCTTGAAAAAACAGTCACATACAAGGACTTGAAAGCTCTCCA AGCTTTGGTGTACGTGAATTCTGTGGCTGCTTGTTATAATCTCATTCAACTAATAAGCAGAGGTTCTTTCTTAGCTCGGTACAAGGGAAGCTTTAAGAGTTCTTATAGATATGTGGATTGGGGTTGTTATTTGTTGGATCAG ACTGCAGTGTACATAACATTTGCCGCAACCTCGGCAGCACTAGAGCACTCAGTTTTGGTAGTGACAGGAGCTGAGGCCATGCAGTGGATGAAGTGGTGCAACAAGTTCACCAGATTCTGCGACCAAATTGGAGGTGCTTTGATCTGCAGCTACATAGCCTGTGCCTTTATGGGCTTTATATCCTCCATTTCAGCCCTCAATTTGTTTAGGCTTTACTCACCCAAACACTTTCTGCTCTTAAAGACCAATTAA